In a single window of the uncultured Dysgonomonas sp. genome:
- a CDS encoding SusF/SusE family outer membrane protein, protein MKKLNILLTCFIALFIFVACSNDDDHIKLGDESNIEKPVFTQSTLQDFVIDKDTKMSEKIGTWSWTITDYNIQAAPVYTVEAATSSTFENAQAIVTSYSNNAEITYKVLNDAALLFVKESQPITLYLRLRTGLNTVGTGPVFYSDIKSVTFTCYVAFPKELYMVGADFGNWNWDSDGVVSLIPIQNNDGEDGAFWCIKYLTAGNGFKWSPDKTWGTAYGKMDTNTGFSNDGDGNAVVATSGLYVIFINYPDKAIAIEPAKVYGMGDAFGGWDTGKYPFTITGNKATIVTVASNNLRMYASSNAIDAYNSDWWRHEFNIFSGKIVYRATGGDQDAVPVAAGKTVTLDFNAGTGTIQ, encoded by the coding sequence ATGAAAAAGTTAAATATACTGCTGACTTGCTTCATCGCTTTGTTCATCTTTGTTGCCTGTTCCAACGATGATGATCATATAAAACTGGGAGATGAAAGCAACATTGAAAAACCGGTGTTTACACAAAGTACACTTCAGGATTTTGTTATAGACAAGGATACTAAAATGTCTGAAAAAATAGGAACATGGTCGTGGACAATAACCGATTATAATATACAGGCTGCACCGGTTTATACCGTTGAAGCGGCGACAAGTTCAACCTTTGAAAATGCTCAAGCTATAGTAACATCATACTCAAACAATGCAGAAATAACATATAAAGTTTTGAATGACGCGGCATTATTATTTGTAAAGGAATCTCAACCAATAACGCTCTATTTACGTTTGCGAACAGGCCTTAACACCGTAGGAACAGGCCCGGTTTTCTATTCCGACATAAAAAGCGTTACATTCACTTGCTATGTTGCATTTCCGAAAGAACTATATATGGTGGGTGCTGATTTCGGAAATTGGAACTGGGATTCGGATGGAGTCGTGTCATTAATTCCTATACAAAATAATGATGGAGAAGATGGTGCATTCTGGTGCATCAAATATCTTACTGCCGGCAATGGCTTTAAATGGTCTCCTGACAAGACTTGGGGTACTGCTTACGGAAAGATGGATACAAACACAGGCTTCTCCAATGATGGCGATGGAAATGCTGTTGTGGCTACAAGCGGATTGTATGTAATATTCATAAACTATCCGGACAAAGCAATTGCCATTGAACCGGCTAAAGTATATGGTATGGGGGACGCTTTCGGTGGATGGGACACAGGTAAATATCCTTTCACTATAACCGGAAACAAAGCTACAATTGTAACAGTAGCATCAAACAATTTGAGGATGTATGCATCTTCGAATGCTATAGATGCTTATAATAGCGATTGGTGGAGACATGAGTTCAATATATTCAGTGGAAAGATCGTTTATCGTGCTACAGGAGGAGATCAGGATGCAGTTCCTGTTGCGGCCGGCAAAACAGTCACTCTCGACTTTAATGCAGGAACAGGAACAATCCAATAA
- a CDS encoding glycoside hydrolase family 97 protein — MKAQELKSPDGNLTLKFSIQNGGIPTYALSYKNKDVIKTSKLGLELKDDSDAHTDFSDFSIKQKDNNPGEDKVSLLNGFEITDTKTSTFDESWKPVWGEVNQIRNHYNELAVILNQKSTDRHIVIRFRLFDDGLGFRYEFPEQKNLTYFVIKEERTQFAMAGDHKAFWIPGDYDTQEYDYTTSKLSEIRGLMSKAITPNSSQTPFSETGVQTALMMKTDDGLYINLHEAALINYSCMHLNLDDKNMIFESWLTPDAQGYKGYMQAPCNTPWRTVIVSDDARNVLASHITLNLNEPSKIEDTSWIKPVKYIGVWWEMITGKSSWAYADDVYSVQLGVTDYSKTKPNGKHAANTAHVKAYIDFAALHGFDGVLVEGWNVGWEDWFGKSKDYVFDFVTPYPDFDVKELSAYAKSKGVKIMMHHETSSSVRNYERHIDKAYQFMVDNGYNSVKSGYVGNIIPRGEHHYGQWMVNHYQYAFEKAADYKIMVNAHEAVRPTGVCRTWPNLIGNESARGTEYQAFGGNKPNHVTVLPFTRLIGGPMDYTPGIFQMDVSKYNPDNNSHVNSTLANQLALYVTMYSPLQMAADLPETYNQYLDAFQFIKDVAIDWDESKYLEAEPGEYITVARKAKNSNNWFIGSVCDENGRTSNITFEYLDPAKTYIATIYSDAKDAHYKTNPQAYTIRKVVVTSKSKLSQLCAPAGGYAISIIEADKAQTKGLKRL, encoded by the coding sequence ATGAAAGCACAGGAACTAAAATCACCGGATGGTAACCTCACTCTGAAATTCTCTATCCAAAACGGAGGTATTCCTACATATGCTCTATCATACAAAAACAAAGATGTTATAAAAACATCCAAACTAGGGCTGGAACTGAAAGACGACAGTGACGCACACACAGATTTCAGTGACTTTTCTATAAAACAAAAAGACAATAACCCAGGTGAAGATAAAGTTTCTTTACTGAACGGTTTTGAAATAACAGATACTAAAACATCTACATTCGACGAATCGTGGAAGCCGGTTTGGGGAGAAGTGAACCAGATCCGCAACCACTATAACGAACTTGCCGTTATTCTGAACCAGAAATCAACAGACAGGCATATCGTTATCCGTTTCCGTTTGTTCGATGACGGGCTTGGATTCCGTTATGAGTTTCCTGAGCAAAAAAATCTTACATACTTCGTAATCAAGGAAGAAAGAACCCAGTTTGCTATGGCCGGAGATCATAAAGCATTCTGGATACCGGGCGATTATGATACACAGGAGTATGATTATACAACATCTAAACTATCAGAGATCAGGGGATTGATGAGCAAAGCCATTACACCGAACTCATCTCAGACTCCATTCTCTGAAACAGGAGTGCAAACCGCATTGATGATGAAAACCGATGATGGCTTATACATCAACCTGCACGAAGCGGCATTAATTAACTACTCATGTATGCACCTCAACCTCGATGATAAGAATATGATCTTCGAATCATGGCTTACCCCCGATGCACAAGGTTACAAAGGCTATATGCAAGCCCCGTGCAACACACCTTGGCGCACGGTTATCGTAAGCGACGATGCCCGCAATGTATTGGCTTCACACATCACACTCAACCTGAATGAGCCTTCTAAAATAGAAGATACATCTTGGATCAAACCCGTAAAATACATCGGCGTATGGTGGGAAATGATTACTGGAAAAAGCTCTTGGGCATACGCCGATGACGTGTATAGCGTACAACTGGGTGTTACCGATTATAGCAAAACCAAGCCAAATGGCAAGCACGCAGCTAATACTGCACATGTGAAAGCATATATAGACTTTGCTGCATTACATGGTTTCGACGGTGTACTTGTAGAAGGATGGAATGTAGGATGGGAAGACTGGTTTGGCAAATCGAAAGATTATGTTTTCGACTTTGTGACTCCTTATCCCGACTTCGATGTTAAAGAGCTGAGTGCATATGCAAAAAGCAAAGGTGTGAAAATTATGATGCACCACGAGACTTCATCGTCGGTACGTAATTATGAACGTCATATAGACAAGGCATATCAATTCATGGTCGACAATGGATACAACTCTGTAAAGAGCGGTTACGTAGGCAATATTATCCCTCGTGGCGAACATCATTACGGACAATGGATGGTAAACCATTATCAGTACGCTTTTGAGAAAGCAGCTGACTATAAGATCATGGTAAATGCGCACGAGGCAGTGCGCCCGACTGGTGTATGTCGTACATGGCCAAATCTTATCGGAAATGAATCGGCTCGTGGAACAGAATATCAGGCATTCGGAGGTAATAAACCGAACCATGTTACGGTACTTCCTTTCACCCGCCTTATCGGTGGCCCGATGGATTATACTCCGGGAATTTTCCAGATGGATGTAAGCAAGTATAATCCAGACAACAATTCTCATGTGAACAGTACACTGGCAAATCAATTAGCATTGTATGTAACTATGTACAGCCCATTGCAAATGGCGGCTGATCTACCGGAGACATACAATCAGTATCTGGACGCATTCCAGTTCATCAAAGATGTAGCTATAGACTGGGACGAAAGTAAATATCTGGAAGCTGAGCCGGGTGAATATATTACAGTTGCCCGTAAAGCAAAGAATTCAAACAACTGGTTCATAGGTAGTGTATGTGATGAGAACGGACGTACATCCAATATCACATTCGAATACCTGGATCCGGCTAAAACATACATCGCAACTATATATAGCGATGCGAAGGACGCTCACTACAAAACAAATCCTCAGGCATACACTATCCGCAAAGTAGTAGTAACCAGCAAGTCGAAGTTATCGCAGCTTTGCGCACCTGCCGGAGGTTATGCCATCAGCATTATAGAAGCTGATAAGGCGCAAACAAAAGGATTGAAAAGACTGTAA
- a CDS encoding diacylglycerol kinase family protein yields MSAKKKIYAIINPKSGTSSKQNLPHKIAETFDAHRFDVHIFITGYAGHGSEIAKQAIKDKVDYVIAVGGDGTVNEVARTLVNSQTALGIIPLGSGNGLARDLNISTDAKKAMGVILDENIISIDYGMVNDRIFFCTCGVGFDAEVAAMSSGKKSRGSFMYIKNMLETFIKQKPETYEIICPEGTIKDKAFVVTCANASQYGYNAHIAPHADIQDGMMNIAILKPLSILDVPQTSLQLFTKKIDENNKMIELITNEVTIKREQEGMMHIDGDPVEMGKEIHVKIIPQGLKVLVPANPQKKHPLDPQEVLMRIADTFF; encoded by the coding sequence ATGAGTGCAAAGAAAAAAATATATGCTATAATCAACCCGAAATCGGGAACGTCATCGAAGCAAAACCTTCCACACAAAATCGCGGAAACATTTGATGCACACAGGTTTGATGTCCATATATTTATTACTGGTTATGCCGGACATGGATCTGAAATAGCCAAGCAAGCTATCAAAGATAAGGTAGACTACGTGATTGCAGTAGGTGGCGATGGCACTGTAAACGAAGTTGCCCGCACATTGGTCAACTCCCAGACTGCATTAGGGATTATCCCACTGGGTTCGGGAAATGGTTTGGCACGTGACCTGAATATTTCTACTGATGCAAAGAAAGCGATGGGCGTTATTCTGGACGAAAATATAATATCTATTGATTACGGGATGGTTAATGACCGTATATTCTTCTGTACCTGCGGTGTAGGATTTGATGCGGAAGTAGCAGCTATGTCGTCGGGCAAAAAAAGCAGAGGTTCATTTATGTATATTAAAAATATGCTGGAAACCTTTATCAAGCAAAAGCCTGAAACATATGAAATAATATGTCCGGAAGGCACAATAAAAGATAAGGCGTTTGTTGTAACTTGTGCTAATGCATCGCAATATGGATACAATGCGCATATTGCACCTCATGCCGACATCCAGGATGGTATGATGAATATTGCAATACTAAAACCCCTCTCTATATTAGATGTCCCTCAAACATCCCTTCAACTCTTCACAAAGAAGATAGATGAGAATAATAAAATGATTGAGCTAATCACCAATGAAGTCACTATAAAGAGAGAACAAGAGGGCATGATGCACATAGACGGTGACCCTGTAGAAATGGGAAAAGAGATACATGTAAAAATAATACCACAAGGATTGAAAGTACTGGTACCTGCAAATCCACAAAAAAAACATCCATTAGATCCACAGGAAGTACTCATGCGAATAGCGGATACCTTTTTCTGA
- a CDS encoding L-serine ammonia-lyase, iron-sulfur-dependent, subunit alpha, whose amino-acid sequence MIDSLEKEQIVSLIKKEVVPAIGCTEPIAVSLCVAKATEVLGTQPEKIKVYLSANVLKNAMGVGIPGTRMVGLPIAVALGALIGKSEYGLQVLKDLTPGDVELGKQYISEKRIEIALKEGVADNLYIEAHCIAGADEAQSVIRGTHTNFSYIAKNGDILCDEACCENGDVCKDEVTLTFAKVYEFATTVPVDDIRFILQAAELNREASKLSNEGNYGHNVAKTVTGTLGKKIFGDSMLSHMMSYTAAACDARMDGAMIPVMSNSGSGNQGITATLPVLTFAEDTNCSEDELVRALILSHLTVVYIKQKLGRLSALCGCVAAATGASCGITHLMGGDYSQVTFAVKNMVGNITGMICDGAKPSCALKISSGVSTAVLSAIMAMEHKVVSSLEGIVDDDVDKTIENLTSIGAVGMQETDKLVLKIMTSK is encoded by the coding sequence ATGATTGACTCGTTGGAAAAAGAGCAAATTGTAAGTTTAATCAAAAAAGAAGTTGTACCGGCTATAGGTTGTACCGAACCTATTGCAGTATCATTGTGTGTGGCAAAGGCTACCGAAGTGCTAGGGACACAACCTGAGAAAATCAAAGTATATCTGAGTGCCAATGTTTTGAAGAATGCAATGGGGGTCGGTATACCGGGAACGCGTATGGTTGGCTTGCCTATTGCTGTCGCTTTGGGTGCTCTTATCGGAAAGAGTGAATATGGCTTACAGGTATTGAAGGATCTTACTCCGGGAGATGTTGAACTCGGGAAACAATATATATCGGAAAAACGTATAGAGATAGCGCTGAAAGAAGGTGTCGCAGACAACTTATATATAGAAGCGCATTGTATCGCAGGGGCAGATGAGGCGCAATCTGTCATCCGTGGAACGCATACAAACTTTTCATATATAGCCAAAAACGGGGATATACTTTGCGATGAGGCTTGTTGTGAGAATGGGGATGTGTGTAAAGATGAAGTAACATTGACTTTTGCTAAGGTATATGAATTCGCCACTACCGTTCCTGTTGATGATATACGGTTTATCCTTCAGGCTGCAGAACTGAATAGGGAAGCTTCAAAATTATCGAATGAGGGTAATTACGGGCATAATGTGGCTAAAACAGTTACAGGTACTTTAGGAAAAAAGATATTCGGTGATTCCATGCTTTCGCATATGATGTCATATACAGCTGCCGCCTGCGATGCCCGTATGGATGGGGCGATGATCCCCGTGATGAGTAATTCGGGTAGTGGCAATCAGGGTATTACGGCTACTTTGCCTGTTCTAACCTTTGCCGAGGATACCAATTGCTCTGAGGACGAGCTTGTCAGGGCATTGATACTTAGTCATCTGACAGTTGTGTATATAAAACAAAAACTTGGTCGCCTTTCAGCCTTGTGTGGTTGTGTGGCGGCAGCAACAGGTGCAAGTTGTGGTATTACCCATCTGATGGGAGGAGATTATAGTCAGGTCACCTTTGCTGTGAAAAATATGGTGGGAAATATAACCGGTATGATTTGCGACGGCGCAAAGCCGAGTTGTGCTCTTAAAATATCGAGCGGTGTATCTACAGCTGTTCTTTCAGCCATCATGGCAATGGAGCACAAGGTAGTATCATCTTTAGAGGGTATTGTGGACGATGATGTTGATAAAACGATTGAAAATCTTACCAGTATCGGTGCTGTTGGTATGCAGGAAACAGATAAGTTGGTATTAAAGATAATGACGAGTAAATAG
- a CDS encoding OmpA family protein — MRHFIWTLLILTASIFFTSCVSKGKFRNLEADYNLLKNDYQEGQLQLRESKTRVASLEDRLREAQQNNADLRAAYAELQSSLNKSLAQSSQGNVNIAKLLDEINASNRFIQHLVEAKNKSDSLNLVMVNNLTRSLSRSEMQDLDIKVLKGVVYISLADNMLYRSGSYEISDKAGEILSKISKIILDYKDYDVLVEGNTDTDPISRPNIRNNWDLSTLRASSVVQALQNNYGVDPKRMTAGGRGEYNPVASNSTVEGKALNRRTQIIITPKLDQFMELIDQAPESSLDAEY, encoded by the coding sequence ATGAGACATTTTATTTGGACGTTGTTGATACTGACAGCGAGTATTTTTTTTACAAGTTGTGTGAGTAAAGGTAAGTTCAGGAACCTGGAAGCAGATTATAATCTGTTGAAAAACGATTATCAGGAAGGTCAGCTACAATTGAGGGAGAGTAAAACTCGTGTAGCGAGCCTTGAAGATAGATTGAGAGAAGCTCAGCAAAACAATGCAGATCTGCGTGCTGCTTATGCTGAACTTCAAAGTTCATTGAACAAGAGTCTGGCACAAAGTTCCCAAGGTAATGTGAATATTGCTAAACTCTTGGATGAGATTAATGCATCGAACCGTTTTATCCAACATCTGGTGGAAGCCAAAAACAAGTCGGATTCTTTGAACCTGGTGATGGTTAATAATCTTACCCGTTCGCTTTCCCGTAGCGAAATGCAGGATTTGGATATTAAAGTGCTGAAAGGCGTTGTATACATTTCTTTGGCTGACAATATGCTGTATCGTTCGGGAAGCTATGAGATAAGCGATAAGGCAGGGGAGATACTAAGTAAGATTTCAAAAATTATTTTAGATTATAAAGATTACGATGTATTGGTGGAAGGAAATACCGATACAGATCCTATTTCCCGTCCTAATATCCGTAACAACTGGGACTTGAGTACCCTACGTGCTTCTTCGGTAGTTCAGGCGTTGCAAAACAATTATGGAGTAGATCCTAAACGCATGACAGCCGGAGGACGTGGAGAGTATAACCCTGTTGCAAGTAATAGCACTGTAGAAGGAAAAGCGCTTAATCGCAGGACACAGATAATCATTACTCCTAAGCTGGATCAGTTTATGGAATTGATTGATCAGGCTCCGGAAAGCTCTCTGGATGCAGAATATTGA
- a CDS encoding DUF5686 and carboxypeptidase-like regulatory domain-containing protein, whose product MSEIPQYIIGRKMMLLLSLFLIICGTVCAQSLTTVRGTVRDAVTKEKLPFVTVVFDKTTIGTFSDEEGEFRLSNRGNNTSVTASLLGYKSETITIPVGRTTTIEINLEPEDKLLKEVIVRPQKEKYSKKNNPAVELIKKVIAHKDENNITDLNYYQYKEYERIFFALNEYHPDMPLLKKYKFLPNYADTSMIDNKIILPFSVRERISDVFYKKENNSTKRIVKGYHIEGLDKTFDTEGLDAIIKEVFKDISIYDNSINLLLQPFVSPLSEHSAVNFYRWYLSDTVTIDEDRYVKLDFAPFNSRDIGFTGNLYISLDSMYAVKRAVIRTPKKMNINFVQELIIQHDFKKSADNKWIPMEERMAIDVTMVDLVKFYIDKTRTYVDFVENQPMDPVFALSAPEVFEKDYLKRDKNFWADNRPAEHKKDYRMDEMLEDVNKVFLFRLLLRTGDVLSTGYFPTSKDPETNKLEIGTIPTFYSFNKTEGNRFRMTLSTTKNLHQHLFLYGYAAYGTRDEKFKYYGEATWAFNKIEKHKDEYPKNNLIVAYKYDINTLGQRYTQAERDNILMSIQASGNSKMTYNRQTQIAWDKEFYGGFSFKLTGQTFDERPAANIVFEKMGENGNVYRVDRVKTTEAMLALRYAPNEKFFQQRRKRHSIPSPRLVTNLTHTMALENVFGGQYHYNKTSLAISKQFWVAPYGKIYLSAQAEKIWGETPFPFLITPSANNSYTIQRGNYYLIEPLEFMHDAQASWEIYYHMGGWFLNRVPFLKVLKWREVFGFRGFIGSLSNKNNPEHNKNLLIFPQDTYTTNRGPYMEYNIGIENIFKLFRIDYVRRINYLDHPNVDKDGFRVSFELNF is encoded by the coding sequence ATGAGTGAAATACCACAATATATTATCGGAAGGAAGATGATGCTCCTGTTATCTTTATTTCTTATCATTTGTGGTACTGTATGTGCCCAGTCACTCACGACTGTAAGAGGTACTGTAAGAGATGCCGTAACCAAGGAGAAGCTACCTTTTGTAACTGTCGTTTTCGACAAGACGACTATCGGCACATTTTCGGACGAAGAAGGAGAATTCAGATTGAGCAACAGAGGGAATAATACATCGGTTACCGCTTCCCTTTTGGGCTATAAGTCAGAGACCATCACTATCCCCGTTGGAAGAACCACCACAATAGAAATAAATCTTGAACCCGAGGACAAATTGTTAAAAGAAGTTATCGTTCGTCCGCAGAAAGAGAAATACTCCAAGAAGAATAATCCTGCAGTCGAACTGATAAAGAAAGTGATCGCTCATAAAGATGAGAATAATATAACAGACCTTAATTATTACCAGTATAAGGAATATGAACGAATATTTTTTGCGTTGAATGAGTATCATCCGGATATGCCTTTATTGAAAAAATATAAGTTCCTGCCCAATTATGCGGATACGTCAATGATTGACAATAAGATCATATTACCTTTCTCTGTAAGGGAAAGGATCTCTGATGTATTTTATAAAAAAGAAAATAATTCGACCAAACGTATTGTAAAAGGCTACCATATCGAAGGTCTGGATAAGACATTCGATACAGAAGGGCTTGATGCTATAATAAAGGAAGTTTTTAAAGATATATCTATATATGATAATTCGATTAATTTGCTTCTGCAACCCTTTGTGAGCCCATTGAGTGAACATAGCGCCGTCAATTTTTACAGATGGTACCTTTCGGATACAGTGACAATTGATGAAGATCGGTATGTGAAGCTCGACTTTGCCCCTTTCAACTCCCGTGATATTGGCTTTACCGGTAATCTGTATATCTCTCTCGATAGTATGTATGCTGTAAAAAGAGCTGTGATAAGGACTCCTAAAAAAATGAATATAAACTTTGTTCAGGAGCTTATTATTCAGCATGACTTTAAGAAATCGGCAGATAATAAATGGATACCGATGGAAGAGCGTATGGCCATCGATGTGACGATGGTAGATCTTGTCAAATTTTATATAGATAAGACGCGGACTTATGTGGATTTTGTCGAAAACCAGCCTATGGATCCGGTTTTTGCACTTAGTGCCCCGGAAGTATTTGAAAAAGATTATTTGAAAAGAGATAAGAATTTCTGGGCAGATAATCGGCCGGCTGAACATAAAAAAGACTACCGCATGGATGAAATGCTGGAAGATGTAAATAAGGTATTTCTGTTCCGTCTTTTATTGAGGACAGGCGACGTTCTGTCCACCGGATATTTTCCTACCTCGAAAGATCCTGAAACAAATAAGTTGGAGATAGGGACTATTCCTACATTCTATAGTTTCAATAAAACGGAAGGTAACCGTTTTCGTATGACGCTGTCTACAACAAAGAATCTCCATCAGCATCTTTTCCTCTATGGCTATGCCGCTTACGGAACCCGGGACGAGAAATTTAAATATTATGGTGAGGCTACGTGGGCTTTCAATAAGATCGAGAAACATAAGGATGAGTATCCGAAGAATAACCTGATAGTTGCCTATAAGTATGATATAAATACACTAGGGCAACGTTATACGCAGGCCGAACGGGATAATATACTGATGTCTATACAGGCGTCCGGAAACTCTAAAATGACATATAACCGCCAGACTCAGATAGCCTGGGATAAAGAGTTTTATGGGGGATTCTCATTCAAACTGACCGGTCAGACTTTTGATGAGCGTCCAGCGGCCAATATCGTATTTGAAAAAATGGGCGAAAATGGTAATGTATATAGGGTGGACAGGGTAAAGACCACCGAAGCTATGCTGGCATTGCGGTATGCTCCGAACGAAAAGTTTTTTCAGCAGCGTAGAAAGAGACATTCCATCCCTTCTCCACGGCTTGTGACAAACCTGACACATACGATGGCTCTCGAAAATGTATTTGGAGGCCAATACCATTATAACAAAACATCACTGGCTATATCTAAGCAGTTTTGGGTTGCACCGTATGGCAAAATTTATCTGTCGGCACAAGCTGAAAAAATATGGGGTGAAACTCCGTTCCCTTTTCTGATAACTCCTAGTGCTAACAATTCATATACTATACAGCGGGGCAACTACTATTTAATAGAACCCCTCGAGTTTATGCACGATGCACAGGCTTCATGGGAAATATATTACCATATGGGGGGCTGGTTTCTCAACAGAGTTCCTTTCCTTAAGGTATTGAAATGGAGGGAAGTATTTGGATTCCGTGGTTTTATAGGCTCGCTGAGTAATAAAAACAATCCGGAACATAATAAAAATCTGCTCATATTTCCTCAAGATACATATACTACCAATAGAGGTCCATACATGGAATATAACATAGGAATAGAGAATATCTTTAAGCTATTCCGTATCGATTACGTACGTAGAATAAATTATCTCGACCATCCGAATGTGGATAAGGATGGCTTCAGAGTGTCGTTTGAACTGAACTTTTAA
- a CDS encoding RagB/SusD family nutrient uptake outer membrane protein, which translates to MKSLKYKFMTVMAVALSTLAITSCTDDLNTLPIDPNEVVGETVYGKEIGAYKSGLAKIYAGLAISGNKGGDDESDVAGVDGGSQASFLRGLWNLQELPTDEAHCCWGDIGINDFNTLAWNSTNVFVKGMYYRLYYQINLSNEYLRETSEDKLSSRGVDESVKSEIRVLREDARFMRALAYYYLLDMFRNVPYVTEESVVGKESAPQIMAKDLFAYIEKELTECQNGLLDPFVGYNSKNYGRVTKAAAWSLLSRLYLNAEAYIGEKKYTESLTYSKQVLSVGYELEPKYADIFKADNGRSREMIFPIRYEGADTQTWGGMTFLLCSTVPSAMQADINAQGAWQGNRARISLQETFTKQSNNSKDIRYTMLYPALADNINIVDPSNYKNGIPVVKFSNVNKDGSLPASNIAYTDFPLFRLGEIYLNYAEAVLRGGTGGSEATALTYINDLRKRAYGNDASAEINQANLTLDFILDERGRELFYEAQRRTDLVRFDKLTTGSYTWQWKGGTYGGTSVDKKFNIYPIPADDMGANPNLTQNEGYN; encoded by the coding sequence ATGAAATCACTGAAATATAAATTTATGACTGTTATGGCTGTTGCCTTAAGCACATTGGCTATAACATCATGCACAGACGATTTGAACACACTGCCTATCGATCCCAACGAAGTGGTTGGCGAAACTGTGTATGGGAAAGAAATAGGGGCCTATAAATCCGGATTAGCCAAGATATATGCAGGTTTGGCTATTTCGGGAAATAAAGGGGGAGATGATGAATCGGATGTAGCCGGAGTAGACGGGGGTAGCCAGGCCTCATTCCTTCGCGGATTATGGAACTTGCAGGAACTGCCCACCGATGAAGCTCACTGCTGCTGGGGAGACATCGGTATAAACGATTTTAATACTCTAGCATGGAATTCTACCAATGTTTTCGTTAAAGGTATGTATTACAGGCTATACTATCAGATAAATTTATCAAATGAATACCTTCGTGAAACATCAGAAGATAAACTATCTTCAAGAGGTGTGGATGAAAGTGTAAAATCAGAGATACGCGTTCTACGTGAAGATGCACGTTTCATGAGAGCATTGGCTTATTATTATTTGTTGGATATGTTCCGTAATGTACCATACGTTACAGAAGAAAGTGTTGTAGGAAAAGAATCCGCACCTCAGATAATGGCCAAAGATTTATTCGCGTATATCGAAAAAGAGCTTACTGAATGCCAAAACGGCTTATTAGATCCTTTTGTTGGATACAACAGCAAAAATTATGGACGCGTGACCAAAGCCGCCGCATGGTCTCTTCTTTCACGCTTATATCTGAATGCCGAAGCATATATCGGGGAGAAAAAATACACTGAAAGTTTGACATACAGCAAACAAGTATTAAGTGTCGGATATGAACTGGAACCAAAATATGCTGACATATTCAAGGCTGACAATGGTAGATCCAGAGAAATGATTTTCCCGATACGCTATGAGGGTGCAGACACTCAGACATGGGGCGGAATGACATTCCTTCTTTGTAGTACAGTACCTTCAGCTATGCAAGCCGATATTAACGCACAAGGTGCATGGCAAGGCAACCGCGCCCGAATTTCATTACAAGAAACATTTACCAAACAAAGTAACAATAGCAAAGATATCCGTTATACTATGCTATATCCTGCTTTGGCTGATAACATAAATATTGTAGACCCTTCTAATTATAAGAACGGTATACCTGTAGTAAAGTTTTCCAATGTTAACAAAGACGGATCTTTGCCGGCAAGCAATATTGCATATACAGATTTCCCTTTATTCCGTTTAGGTGAAATATACCTGAATTATGCAGAAGCAGTTCTCCGTGGAGGAACCGGAGGATCAGAAGCTACAGCCCTCACATATATAAACGATCTTCGCAAACGTGCCTACGGCAATGATGCAAGCGCGGAAATAAACCAGGCCAATCTCACTTTAGACTTTATTCTGGATGAAAGAGGGCGTGAATTATTCTATGAGGCCCAACGCCGGACAGACCTTGTACGTTTCGATAAACTCACCACAGGATCTTACACATGGCAATGGAAAGGTGGAACATATGGAGGAACATCTGTAGATAAGAAATTCAATATATACCCTATTCCGGCTGATGATATGGGAGCGAACCCTAATCTGACTCAGAATGAAGGCTATAATTAA